The nucleotide sequence CCGTCCTTATTTGCCGCCATTGCAGTAACGGTATCATTCTGGCCTAAATCAGAGAGTGTTATGTTCCTTTGTTGGGCAGCATGAGTAAAATCATCGGTATACCATGCAAGCCGCCCTATGTTGTGACCATGTCCGGACTCAAAATAGTAGAACAAAATTGTTTTTCCTGCATCGTCAGGTACGGACGAAACGGAAACTGCAATAGTCGTCGGTTTCTCGGATATATCCTTTTCTCCGTCAGTCTCATAGTTTCCGTCATCTTCTAATACATATCGGTATAATTTTTCATTGTTATCTTTACCCGAAACATAGAAATTTCCTGCGCTGTCATAACAAAATACGTCGCTATATAAAACACCGCTGGACTCGTGGACGCTGGAAGTTATAAACGGATTAGCCCCTGACAAGTCCTCATCACCTTTTTCTACCTGATAGTAATTCATCCCACTTCTTGAGGAGCCGTCATATAAAGATTCCCACACCACAGTCTTCGTATTGGGCGTTCGCCATTCTTTCCATTCGTTATACCACTTTGCAGGCCCGGCATCACTAAAACTCAAAGCGTTTGTTGCAATATTAATGGCTGCTATACGGTTGCGGTTTTTAACGATCCGGGAACCTGCGGGAGTATCGACGGCATCGAAGCCGTCATCGGCTATGTAGATGTTTTCGTCGTCAAAACCGATTACCTTTACCGCCCCGTAAAAATTTTCGGAATAATAAGAGGCGGGCACTGCCCGATTTTCAAAGCCTACGCTGTTTGAAAAACCGATTTTTACATGATTCCCCGCCAAATTGTTTATATTATAGCGGACAACCCCGCCTAAAGAGTAAAGGTTAGGATCACTTGATGTTATACTTTCATTAACTGTATTAAAAAGCACATATACATAATCGCCGCGGATAAAAATATCTTTTACTTCTGATGGCTTGCAATGGTGAATATCAATATGAGAATTAATCAGAATGTCTGAATGAGATCCCCCGGTCAAACTTGCGGCATTTATTATGTTGTTAGGAGGTAGTGGTGGTAGTGGTGGTGGTGGGCTACTTACACGCAGCCATGCAACTCTGCCGTTATCTACGGCAAAAGGCTTGCTCACAGAGGCAGGGGAACCGGAAACAGTACCAGAACTCAAATCGTTCTCATTTATTTCCTTTAAGCCTCCACCTATCCCGTACATTTTCCCCGTTGTATAATCGTTTGCGAGAAATTCGATCGTCGTTGTTGCCGGATGGACATCAAGTTCACCCTCACTCGTATAACGGACAAGATAGGTATCGTTGGGTTTATATCTGACATAAAGACGTCCCTTACTGTCGCGGCCAAAGCTGTACTCTTCATTTGAAACGGGAGCATTAATTTCTTTTCCGCCCATGTAGAATTTTAACTCATAGGCATCTTGCCCCGAAACCTTGATTTTTTTCTGTGTAAACAAAAGATTGTTTAAACCTGAAATTTTTTTGTTTAAGAGAACGGTTACCTTATTCTGACCTGAGGCTACGGTGTGAGAAGCCCTTCCCGACCATTGACCGGATGGGTTAATTGCCGTAACTATTATCTCTATCTTTTCACCGATAGGTACAAGCTCAACCAGTGACTTGGGTTCTTCGGCACTTAGTTCTCTTGTTACCGTGTAGCCGTCTTCTCTGATTATATTGATTTTCATAGGAGAAGACGAAAGAACGGGAAGCCCGTTAGCATCCAAGGCTCTGGCACCGTCGGGCAGGGTTCCGTCAAAGTTCACAATAAGCTCGCCGTATTCTTCTTTTAAAAACAAATTACAGGATGACACCATCAAAACAAGTATCATCAAAATAAAAATTAATGTCTTTTTCATAAAAACCTCCCAAAACAAAGGTCAATTTTTGAATATAACCGCAAGGGACGAAAAAAACGCTAAAATTTTTAATTGCATTTATTTATAAATTGCTTACACAGCCTTAGCGGTTTACTCCCATCTTCTGTTCTTCCATTATACATCAAAAAAATTAAAATACCAAGCAAAATTTGGAAAAATTACAAGCTTTTTATGACCTTTGTCATCTCATCAAGTCCGGCAACCTCGATACTGTCCTCAGGCGGATAGAGGGCTCCTCCATAATAGATTGAAGGATTTGCCTTGGTAGACGGTTCCTCTCTCCGTTTTAGGGCTGCAAAATGAATCTGATCAACACCGGTAAGTTTGATTATTTTTGAAGCGTTTTTTTCGGTAATTCCGCCGCCGGGTAAAATTTCGATTCGGCCTTTTGCACGTTTTACCATTTTGGCAATTAAATCGGCACCCTCATAGGCTGTAGGCTCTTGCCCGCTCGTTAAAACTCTTGTAAATCCTAAAGAAATAAGCTCATCCAGGGCCTTTAAGGGATCAGGGACCACATCAATGGCTCTGTGAAAAACCTTATCCCTGCTTCCTGCAATTTTTATCAAAGCTTCACACCGTTTTTCATCGATGGTTCCGTCTTTTTTTAAAAAACCGAAGACAAGACCGTCTGCTCCGTTATCTATAAAAAGTTTTGCATCTTCAAGCATAGTCTTATATTCATAAGAAGAATAAAAAAAACCGGCTGCTCTGGGCCTTACCATGGCCATAACCTCAAGATGGGTTTCCTTTTTAACCAACTTTAAGGTTCCAAGAGAGGGAGTCAAGCCTCCCAAAAAAAGAGAAGAATTAAGTTCAATCCTTGAAGCTCCTACCTTTTCCGCCAAGACGGCATCCTCAAAGGATCCCGCACAAATTTCTATTTTAACATTTTTCATATAAATACCCTTATTGGCCATTAACGGCCTTTCCTATTTTAAAAAATGAAGACGAAAATGTCAACATCAAAGACAAGCTATTGTCAAGAAACAAATAAAAGGTTACAATGAAAAAATGAATAAGAGTAATAAAACAATCCCTGTTCTTTTAAAGGAATTAAAAGACCTTGAATCAAAACTGACGGAAGCTTATAAACAGCTTGGAAATAAACTCATCAAAGATACGGCAGATCCTGTTGCAGAAGCAAACGGGGTTTCTCAAGAAAATTTTCTTCAATGGCAAAAGCTGCATGACGAAAGAAAATTTTGTACTGAAAGCGTTTTGGACATAAAAAACAACAATACCCGCCTTTCAGAATTGGACAGCTTTAAAAAACAGATAAAAGACAGGCTCTCGGATACAAAAAAAGAAACGGAAAAAATAAAGGGAGTTTTTTTACTCAAACTTTACAAAGATTTTTTGCCTCAGTGTGCAGCTCTTTTTGATTCTCTATCTGCCGAAATACACACGGAAGAAGCAAAAATACATGAGGCCCAAGAAAAAATAGAAACCTTAAACGCCGAGAAAAAGGATGCAAACTTTTTTGCTAAGATCGGCATCTCGGGCAAGATTTCTTCCCAGGAATTAAAGGTAAAAAATTCCGAAAAAAAGATTAAAAATATTTTAACAAAATCGGATATAGATATTTACAATTCTCAAGAAGTAAAAGCTCTTTATGATGAAGATAAGCTTTCATCCGAACTTAAAAAAACTTTCGAAGAAATTTTAAAGCTCGGTACCGACTTAAGCGATTCGGAAAGCCGCCTCAAAATGATAGATGAGGAAACAGGCTTTGTTACTCAAAAATTAGCCGATGCCGGTGCAGACAAAAATTCAAAAAAACGGATCGATAACTTTACAAGCAGAATAAAAGAAATAGACGAAAAAATAGACCTTATTTTGGAATCTGCCGGTCTAAAATACACGGAAAATTTTTACTCGCCGGAAGGAGATTCGGCTCTTGGGGAAAATCCTTCAGATGTCGAACTTGGAAAATATGCAGAATATCTAAAAAAGGCCGGTAAATACCTAAAAGAAATAAGCAAAACAAAATACAATATAGAATTTTGCGAGATAATGCAAAAAATTAGAGCGGAAGAAAATCAAATTCAAAATCTTAACCGCACAATCAAGAATTGCGAAAACGCCATAAAGGAAGCCGAAAAGAAAATAGGCAACTCTGAAACGGCCATCAAAAACTCGGAAGCTAAGATAGCCGATTTAAAAGACTTCGCAGCCGGACTTGAAGAAAAGTTTTTGGATAAAACCTCTGAACAGGTTACGGAGGAAGAGTAATGGCAACAAAAAAAGCTGTTTACGATGAGTCCAAAATAAAAACCTTGAGCTCCCTTGAACACATCCGTTTGAGAACAGGTATGTACATAGGCCGCTTAGGCGACGGCTCAAATCCCGATGACGGTATCTATATCCTCGTAAAAGAGGTTATAGACAACTCGATAGACGAGTTTATAATGGGAAACGGCTCCCGCATAGAGATTCAACAAGAAGAAAACAAGATAACGGTCCGCGACTTCGGGCGGGGTATTCCTTTAGGAAAATTGGTAGAATGTGTTTCGGTTATAAATACCGGTGCAAAATATAACGATGATGTCTTTCAGTTTTCGGTCGGCTTAAACGGAGTCGGAACAAAGGCTGTAAATGCCCTTTCGGAACATTTTAGGGTTGTAGCCGTGCGGGACGGCAAATATGCCGAAGCAATCTTTGAAAGAGGAAAGCTTGTAAGCGAAAAAAGCGGAAACACAAAGCCCGGAATCAAAAACGGAACTCTGGTAGAATTCATTCCCGATACAAAAATTTTCGGGGACTATAAATTCAATTTGGACTTTATCGAAAAAAGAATTTGGAACTATGCCTATTTAAACTCAGGCCTTACCTTGAGTTTTAACGGAAAACTTTTT is from Treponema denticola and encodes:
- a CDS encoding copper homeostasis protein CutC — translated: MKNVKIEICAGSFEDAVLAEKVGASRIELNSSLFLGGLTPSLGTLKLVKKETHLEVMAMVRPRAAGFFYSSYEYKTMLEDAKLFIDNGADGLVFGFLKKDGTIDEKRCEALIKIAGSRDKVFHRAIDVVPDPLKALDELISLGFTRVLTSGQEPTAYEGADLIAKMVKRAKGRIEILPGGGITEKNASKIIKLTGVDQIHFAALKRREEPSTKANPSIYYGGALYPPEDSIEVAGLDEMTKVIKSL